A region of the Lachancea thermotolerans CBS 6340 chromosome E complete sequence genome:
AGGGAGGTGCCATCGTATACTCGGAAAAAGCGGCAGGAACGCGCGTAAGAGCTGGATCGCGATTCTCATAACTTACTGAAGACTGGCTAACAAAACTCAAATAGGTGCAATACGGGGTTTACATTTAAGTGTATCTTAGCTTTTGTTTACTTAACTCTATCTGATCTCTCTTAATGATCACCTGAACAAATTATAGAATTGTTGCACATTAGTGACATTTAAAAACAAGTAAACAGTAGAATCAACAATCATGCAATGAAAGGCGTAAGCGAGCTCCCGGGACCTAAAAAAGTGTGTGCACTAAGCCTAAGGTATTCAAGTCACTGTTCCCGTCTACTAGTCGTTCCTTTCTTCCGGAGCACAAAGCAGTGACACGCGGGGATAAAGTGATCTTGGAGAGTTTTGATCTCTTGGTGACAGTTGCAAATTGCGTTTGCGATAACGTGCTGACATCGTTTGCAGCCCCCAGCTGGGCGTGTATCTCAATACATTTGGCTAGGCTAGTCTGAATCGCATGTTTTTAGCACTACGAGGGCTTTTCTCAACATAATGCCCGCGCGAAAGCTAGTAGCCTGGCGGAAGGTACTGCTTGTggcagcgccagcgctTTTTTTACGTTACACGCCAGTGAAATTTTCTCGGCAAATTTCTTGTAGTTCTGAAGGTCTTCCGATCATTTTGTAAGGTACAATTTAAACAATTTAACGGGCGGGTTTGCGACTTTCCATAGAGCAGATTAGCAGGCGTCAAACTAATAGTGAGCTTGCTCTTCACGCTGCAGCATGATTGCCAACTCTTTACCTGGATTTCTGGCCAATTATGTGACTCCAGGTGATGTCTGTCAGCcgtgaaaaaaattttgtagCACCTGATATAAAGCTTCAATAAAAAGTCTCGATCACGAATCTTGAACGCTTTACCTGGCCCTACCTGCATCTTTTACAGTTCACCAAAACCAAAGCCTAAAAGCGGCAGTAACGAGACAACGAAAACAATGGCTCAAGACTTGAAACACGTTCCAGAATCCATCAGAATGGTCCTTATTGGACCACCAGGTTCGGGTAAAGGTACACAGGCCCCTAACCTCAAAGAGCGCTTCTGCGCTTGTCACTTGGCCACTGGTGACATGCTGAGATCCCAGGTTGCCCAGAAGACCGAGTTGGGTCTGGAGGCTAAGAAGATTATGGACCAGGGTGGTTTGGTTTCGGACGAGATCATGGTTAGCATGATCAAACACGAGTTGATCACCAACCCAGAGTGCAAGTCTGGCTTCATTCTAGACGGGTTCCCAAGAACTATCCCACAGGCTGAGAAGCTAGACCAGATGTTGGCCGAGCAGGGCAGACCTTTGGAGAAGGCTGTTGAGCTCAAGATCGACGACGAGCTATTG
Encoded here:
- the ADK1 gene encoding adenylate kinase ADK1 (highly similar to uniprot|P07170 Saccharomyces cerevisiae YDR226W ADK1 adenylate kinase) is translated as MAQDLKHVPESIRMVLIGPPGSGKGTQAPNLKERFCACHLATGDMLRSQVAQKTELGLEAKKIMDQGGLVSDEIMVSMIKHELITNPECKSGFILDGFPRTIPQAEKLDQMLAEQGRPLEKAVELKIDDELLVSRITGRLVHPSSGRSYHKLFNPPKEDMKDDITGEPLVQRSDDNADALKKRLGAYHEQTEPIVDFYKKTGIWSGVDASQSPQTVWTDILKCLGKN